The following coding sequences are from one Granulicella arctica window:
- a CDS encoding ArnT family glycosyltransferase, with protein sequence MRLQRSGFWFWTALALAAGLALRLCFIHYIARVAGDSIVYGSIARNWMQHGIYGFNELNGIPQPTLIRLPGYPLFLIVCFRIFGIEQYTAIMYVQVVIDLASCLLIAALADRLFGPRARMIALWLAALCPFTASYVAAPLTETLTLATIVLAFYALYRWQQAGPTFNRWLWILTGTLSYSILLRPEQGLLAAAIVPAMLWIAIRPRTTNLIHATIPVVVASLCILLPLIPWTIRNERTFHVFQPLAPHYATDPGEPVPLGFQRWYRTWAIDFASTEDIYWNYDGAPIQISDLPDRAFDSDTQYTRTAALLDDYNRTTTPSATLDDRFAALASERIANDPIRYYLFLPVARVLNMALRPRVEMFPTPLQWWKYHEDPRQTIFSAAYATLNLAYFALAAIGIALWRRRHWTGNAPIAWALFASILLRTAVLLTLDNSEPRYTLEFFPVIFLLAAIPFTHNSKNSPVEHQKQLSS encoded by the coding sequence ATGAGGTTGCAACGATCCGGGTTCTGGTTTTGGACAGCGCTGGCGCTGGCGGCGGGTCTCGCCCTGCGTCTTTGCTTCATTCACTACATCGCCCGCGTCGCCGGCGATAGCATCGTCTACGGCTCCATCGCCCGCAACTGGATGCAGCACGGTATCTACGGCTTCAACGAGCTCAACGGCATCCCTCAGCCCACGCTCATCCGCCTGCCCGGCTATCCCCTCTTCCTCATCGTCTGCTTCCGCATCTTCGGCATTGAGCAGTACACCGCCATCATGTACGTCCAGGTCGTCATCGACCTCGCCTCTTGCCTGCTCATCGCCGCGCTCGCCGATCGCCTCTTCGGGCCCCGCGCCCGCATGATAGCTCTCTGGCTCGCCGCTCTCTGTCCCTTCACCGCCAGCTACGTCGCCGCACCCCTCACCGAAACTCTCACCCTCGCCACCATCGTCCTCGCCTTCTACGCCCTTTATCGCTGGCAACAAGCCGGCCCCACCTTCAACCGCTGGCTCTGGATCCTCACCGGCACCCTCTCCTACTCCATCCTCCTCCGCCCCGAGCAGGGCCTCCTCGCCGCCGCCATCGTTCCTGCCATGCTCTGGATCGCCATCCGCCCCCGCACCACAAACCTCATCCACGCCACGATCCCCGTAGTCGTCGCCTCGCTCTGCATCCTGCTGCCGCTCATCCCCTGGACCATCCGTAACGAACGCACCTTCCACGTCTTCCAGCCGCTCGCCCCGCACTACGCCACCGACCCCGGCGAGCCCGTCCCCCTCGGCTTCCAGCGCTGGTACCGCACCTGGGCTATCGACTTCGCATCCACCGAAGACATCTACTGGAACTACGACGGCGCTCCCATCCAGATCAGCGACCTCCCCGACCGCGCCTTCGACTCCGACACCCAGTACACCCGCACCGCAGCCCTCCTCGACGACTACAACCGCACCACCACCCCATCCGCCACGCTCGACGACCGCTTCGCCGCCCTCGCCAGCGAGCGCATCGCCAACGATCCCATCCGCTACTACCTCTTTCTCCCCGTAGCCCGAGTCCTCAACATGGCTCTCCGCCCCCGCGTCGAGATGTTCCCCACCCCGCTCCAGTGGTGGAAGTACCACGAGGATCCCCGACAAACCATCTTCAGCGCCGCCTATGCCACCCTCAACCTCGCCTACTTCGCCTTAGCCGCCATCGGCATAGCCCTCTGGCGCCGTCGCCACTGGACAGGCAACGCCCCCATCGCCTGGGCTCTCTTCGCCTCCATCCTGCTCCGCACCGCAGTCCTGCTCACCCTCGACAACTCTGAACCCCGCTACACCCTGGAGTTCTTCCCGGTCATCTTCCTGCTAGCCGCCATCCCCTTCACCCACAACTCCAAAAACTCTCCCGTCGAGCACCAGAAACAACTGTCATCCTGA
- a CDS encoding dihydroorotate dehydrogenase: MSTSSVKPPKGPDMRVNLCGVEFASPVLAASGTFGYGVEFEEIVSLDRIGGFITKGLSREPMAGNAAPRIIETAAGMMNAIGLQNMGVRAFVEEKLPKLRSIPGAVVITNIFGFTIEDCLQVIEILNDAPDIALYELNASCPNTSHGGMVFGTDPTLLGDLVYRCKMASKRPLIVKLSPNVTSIAHMATVAAGAGADAVSLVNTFLSLAIDIETRRPRIANITGGLSGPAIKPIAVRMVHDVANAVHIPIVGLGGITRAEDAVEFLLAGATAVQVGTASYADPRAVENIATGLRRWCLDQGVDKVTSLTRGLKT; the protein is encoded by the coding sequence ATGAGCACCTCTTCTGTCAAGCCCCCCAAGGGTCCCGACATGCGTGTCAACCTCTGCGGAGTGGAGTTCGCCTCCCCTGTTCTCGCCGCCAGCGGGACCTTCGGCTACGGTGTCGAATTCGAAGAGATCGTCTCTCTTGATCGCATCGGAGGATTCATAACAAAGGGGTTATCTCGCGAGCCCATGGCCGGAAACGCCGCTCCGCGTATCATCGAAACCGCCGCCGGCATGATGAACGCCATTGGTCTCCAGAACATGGGTGTCCGCGCCTTCGTCGAAGAAAAACTCCCCAAGCTCCGCTCCATCCCCGGCGCAGTCGTCATTACCAATATCTTCGGGTTCACCATTGAGGATTGCCTGCAAGTCATTGAAATACTGAATGATGCACCCGACATAGCACTCTACGAGCTTAACGCAAGCTGCCCCAATACCAGCCACGGCGGCATGGTATTCGGCACCGATCCCACTCTCCTCGGCGACCTCGTCTACCGCTGCAAAATGGCCTCGAAACGCCCCCTGATCGTCAAACTTTCCCCAAATGTCACCAGCATCGCCCACATGGCCACCGTCGCAGCAGGTGCAGGAGCCGATGCCGTCTCGCTCGTAAACACCTTTCTTTCCTTAGCGATAGACATCGAGACGCGCCGCCCCCGCATCGCCAACATCACCGGCGGTCTCTCCGGCCCGGCCATCAAACCCATCGCCGTCCGCATGGTTCACGACGTCGCTAACGCCGTCCACATTCCCATCGTCGGTCTCGGTGGCATCACCCGCGCCGAGGACGCCGTAGAATTTCTTCTCGCCGGAGCCACCGCCGTCCAGGTAGGTACCGCCAGCTATGCAGACCCTCGTGCCGTGGAAAACATTGCCACCGGCCTCCGTCGCTGGTGCCTCGACCAGGGTGTCGACAAGGTCACCTCCCTCACCCGAGGGCTCAAAACGTAG
- a CDS encoding polysaccharide deacetylase family protein gives MNKPVFYDPQRKRWKRLRRIFDVLALLGLAVVVLFAVGLLRMKPLPYLFLPTAKRNFRTLANRPVPALKPGQKLRRSSHRRTDLKPSDVPLNSGEGLRAAYYVEDDPASYSSLKQHIHQIDLLFPEWLHAVNPDGSLSAYTMDNRPYPVVDKDGVHVVDRENKVARAIADAHEDTEVFPLLNNYDPIQGKFLSSIGDMLSDPAARANFVSQVDTFLAKNPSYRGLSLDLEEIPTAAQPGFSALVSTLYADFHPRNLRLYVNTPVGDDDFDLKFIADHSDGLLLMNYDQHETGSLPGPIAAQDWFVDNLKNVLKIVPKEKVICAIGSYGYDWAMTRPDTTPAKGKKKKADAPKVQYARNMSTQDAWQAASDSESDVELDGDSLNAHFAYDDDDANLRHEVWFLDAATVLNEMRAAQGLGIQTFALWQLGSEDDSLWKIWDRPGHTDPVTALANVEPGYDVDNEGDGDIMRVTRKPQSGHRTVTMDDDDSVPVLERSITQEKMDSLPLSYTVSYYGYHPKQVALSFDDGPDPVWTPKILDILKQYHATGTFFMIGEEAQDNVGLMRRVYREGNEIGNHTYTHPDISEISKGQVDFELNFTERLFASKLGVQPLYFRPPYSIDQEPDTNDQAAPIDRIQGLGYVIVGNKIDTNDWDEHPKKSPKEISDSVFQAIADMEARPWTRGSIILMHDGGGDRSPTIAALPVLIQTLREHGYAIVPVSTLLGKTRAEVMPSLTRKQRWQAYVDSTAFFFISFFDYFVVGVFFVGDILMSGRLVIIGLFALIDRFRKRKNFASPDYEPQVAVLIPAYNEEKVIVRTIRSVMMSNYKKIRVVVIDDGSKDRTYDVAREAYPAEIASGRLTVLTKENGGKADALNFALESLEEEIYVGIDADGVIAHDAIARLVCHFANPKIGAVAGNAKVGNRVNLWTRWQALEYITSQNFERRALDLFDVVMVVPGAIGAWRTAGVKAGNGYHTNTVAEDADLTMNILEQGYSVIYEDQALAFTEAPVDMDGLMRQRFRWSFGILQAVFKHRGAIAKHRAMGLFALPNILIFQILLPLVSPLIDLMFVFGVIHYFIDKHFHPETTSTSSFYKLLGFFLAFLVIDFVTSALAFALERKHPASKGDGWLLFHIWIQRFTYRQVFSVVLFKTVKRAIDGKPFNWDKLDRTAKMSESTDKLMQE, from the coding sequence ATGAATAAACCGGTTTTTTATGATCCGCAGCGAAAGCGCTGGAAGCGCCTGCGGAGGATCTTCGATGTGCTCGCCCTGTTGGGCCTGGCAGTGGTCGTACTGTTTGCGGTCGGACTGTTGCGGATGAAGCCGCTGCCTTATCTCTTTCTGCCGACGGCGAAGCGGAACTTCCGCACGCTGGCGAATCGTCCGGTTCCGGCGTTGAAGCCGGGGCAGAAGCTGCGGCGCTCGTCGCATCGACGGACGGACCTTAAGCCATCGGATGTTCCGCTGAACTCGGGTGAAGGTCTGCGAGCGGCGTACTACGTGGAGGACGATCCGGCGAGCTACTCGTCGTTGAAGCAGCATATTCACCAGATCGACCTGCTGTTCCCGGAGTGGCTGCATGCGGTGAATCCGGATGGCTCGCTGTCGGCGTACACGATGGACAACCGCCCGTATCCGGTGGTGGATAAAGACGGTGTGCATGTGGTTGACCGGGAGAACAAGGTTGCACGGGCGATTGCGGATGCACATGAAGACACGGAAGTCTTTCCGCTGCTGAACAACTACGACCCGATACAGGGTAAGTTTCTTTCGTCGATAGGGGACATGCTGTCGGATCCGGCGGCGCGCGCGAACTTTGTGAGCCAAGTGGATACGTTCCTTGCAAAGAACCCGTCGTATCGCGGGCTATCGCTTGATCTGGAGGAGATTCCTACTGCGGCGCAGCCGGGCTTTTCGGCGCTGGTGTCGACGTTGTATGCGGATTTTCATCCACGCAATCTGCGGCTGTATGTGAATACGCCGGTGGGGGACGATGACTTCGATCTGAAGTTTATAGCCGATCATTCGGATGGCTTGCTGCTGATGAACTATGACCAGCACGAGACGGGGAGTTTGCCGGGACCGATTGCGGCGCAGGATTGGTTCGTCGACAACCTGAAGAATGTACTGAAGATTGTTCCGAAGGAAAAGGTTATCTGCGCGATCGGCAGCTACGGCTACGATTGGGCGATGACGAGGCCGGATACGACTCCGGCAAAAGGGAAAAAGAAGAAGGCTGACGCGCCGAAGGTGCAGTACGCGAGGAACATGTCGACGCAGGATGCGTGGCAGGCGGCGTCGGACTCGGAGTCGGATGTGGAGTTGGACGGCGATTCGCTGAACGCTCACTTCGCGTATGACGATGACGATGCGAATCTGCGGCATGAGGTTTGGTTTCTCGATGCGGCTACAGTGCTAAACGAGATGCGTGCGGCGCAGGGGCTCGGCATCCAGACATTTGCGCTGTGGCAGCTTGGCTCGGAAGACGACTCGCTTTGGAAGATATGGGATCGGCCGGGGCATACCGATCCAGTGACGGCGCTGGCGAATGTGGAGCCGGGGTACGACGTCGATAACGAGGGCGACGGCGACATTATGCGTGTGACGCGCAAGCCGCAGAGCGGGCATCGCACGGTGACGATGGATGACGACGACTCGGTGCCGGTGCTGGAACGCTCGATCACGCAGGAGAAGATGGATTCGCTGCCGCTGTCGTACACGGTGAGCTACTACGGGTATCACCCGAAGCAGGTGGCGCTGAGTTTTGATGACGGGCCGGACCCGGTGTGGACGCCGAAGATCCTCGACATCCTGAAGCAGTATCACGCGACGGGTACGTTCTTCATGATCGGGGAAGAGGCGCAGGATAATGTGGGGCTGATGCGGCGGGTGTACCGCGAAGGCAACGAGATCGGCAACCACACGTACACGCATCCGGATATCAGTGAAATTTCGAAGGGGCAGGTGGACTTCGAGCTGAACTTCACGGAGCGTTTATTCGCGTCGAAGCTGGGGGTGCAGCCGCTGTACTTCCGGCCGCCGTATTCGATCGACCAGGAGCCGGATACGAACGACCAGGCCGCGCCGATCGACCGTATCCAGGGGCTGGGATATGTCATTGTCGGGAACAAGATCGATACGAATGACTGGGATGAACATCCGAAGAAGTCGCCGAAGGAGATTTCGGACAGCGTATTCCAGGCGATTGCGGACATGGAGGCGCGTCCTTGGACGAGAGGCTCCATCATCCTGATGCATGACGGCGGCGGGGACCGGTCGCCGACGATTGCGGCGCTGCCGGTGCTGATTCAGACGCTGCGGGAGCATGGTTATGCGATCGTCCCGGTATCGACGCTGCTGGGCAAGACACGCGCTGAGGTGATGCCCTCGTTGACGCGGAAGCAGCGTTGGCAGGCGTATGTGGATTCGACGGCGTTCTTCTTCATCAGCTTCTTCGACTATTTCGTGGTAGGGGTGTTTTTCGTCGGCGATATTCTGATGAGCGGGCGGCTTGTCATCATCGGGCTGTTTGCGCTGATTGACCGGTTTCGGAAACGAAAGAACTTTGCTTCGCCGGATTACGAGCCTCAGGTGGCGGTGCTGATCCCGGCGTACAACGAAGAGAAGGTGATCGTTCGGACGATTCGTTCGGTGATGATGTCGAACTACAAGAAGATCCGTGTGGTGGTGATCGACGATGGATCGAAGGACCGGACGTACGATGTGGCGCGAGAGGCGTATCCGGCGGAGATTGCTTCGGGCAGGTTGACGGTGCTGACGAAGGAGAACGGAGGCAAGGCGGATGCACTGAACTTTGCTCTGGAGTCGCTTGAAGAGGAGATCTACGTCGGTATCGATGCGGATGGAGTGATTGCGCATGACGCGATTGCGCGGCTGGTGTGCCACTTTGCGAACCCGAAGATCGGTGCGGTCGCGGGCAATGCGAAGGTGGGCAACCGGGTGAATCTGTGGACGCGCTGGCAGGCGCTGGAGTACATTACGAGCCAGAATTTTGAGCGGCGCGCACTGGACCTGTTCGATGTTGTGATGGTGGTTCCGGGGGCGATTGGCGCGTGGCGCACGGCGGGCGTGAAGGCAGGGAACGGCTATCACACGAATACGGTCGCTGAGGATGCCGACCTGACGATGAACATCCTGGAGCAGGGGTACAGCGTGATCTATGAGGATCAGGCGCTGGCGTTTACTGAGGCTCCGGTGGACATGGACGGGCTGATGCGGCAGAGGTTCCGGTGGTCGTTTGGTATATTACAGGCGGTCTTCAAACATCGCGGCGCCATCGCGAAGCATCGGGCGATGGGACTGTTTGCACTGCCGAATATTTTGATCTTTCAGATATTGCTGCCGCTGGTGTCGCCGCTGATCGACCTGATGTTTGTGTTCGGGGTGATCCACTACTTCATCGATAAACACTTCCATCCGGAGACGACTTCGACGAGCAGCTTCTACAAGCTGCTCGGGTTCTTCCTGGCGTTTCTGGTGATCGATTTCGTGACGTCGGCGCTGGCGTTTGCGCTGGAGCGGAAACATCCGGCGAGCAAGGGCGATGGGTGGCTGCTGTTTCATATCTGGATACAGCGGTTTACGTATCGGCAGGTGTTTTCGGTGGTGTTGTTCAAGACGGTGAAGCGGGCGATCGATGGGAAGCCGTTCAACTGGGACAAGCTGGACCGGACGGCGAAGATGTCGGAGTCTACGGATAAGCTGATGCAGGAGTAG
- the serS gene encoding serine--tRNA ligase: MIDLGFVRANLPLVEEKLRARGADPAVVLKDFAEIDRERREAITQVETLKAERNRLTEQIAALRRSGGDASGPTEETKALKSRVEELEGVAAAADERLREMMQTLPNLPMEDVPVGRDEHGNREEKVWGEKPAFDFAAKAHWEIGEALGILDFERAAKISGSRFVVHFGQGARLERALANFMIDLHTREHGYTEVLPPNMVNRDSLYGTGQLPKFEEDLFKIPTDRFEQDRYHSPVIGEKVYALGQNGKFRVNEVVGQNVTIELIGVPSHLLVVPRGVLSYRRNFYLIPTAEVPVTNLYRDEVLDEGHLTTSFCAYTPCYRSEAGSYGKDVRGMIRQHQFQKVELVKFTKPEDSAAEHEALTRHAETVLERLELPYRRMLLCTGDMGFSAAKTYDLEVWLPGQGLYREISSCSNFEAFQARRANIRYRPAGQKKSEFVHTLNGSGLAIGRTYLAVLENYQQADGTVRVPDVLVPYMNGETVIGKQAGKR; this comes from the coding sequence ATGATCGATCTTGGATTTGTACGGGCGAACCTGCCCCTGGTTGAGGAGAAGTTGCGAGCGCGTGGGGCTGACCCTGCGGTGGTGCTGAAGGACTTTGCGGAGATCGACCGGGAGCGTCGCGAGGCGATTACGCAGGTCGAGACGCTGAAGGCGGAGCGGAACCGGCTGACGGAGCAGATTGCTGCTCTGCGGCGGTCGGGTGGGGACGCATCGGGGCCTACGGAAGAGACGAAGGCGCTGAAGTCGCGCGTCGAGGAGCTTGAGGGCGTGGCTGCGGCGGCGGATGAGCGGCTGCGGGAGATGATGCAGACGCTGCCGAATCTTCCGATGGAGGATGTGCCGGTCGGTCGGGATGAGCATGGGAATCGCGAGGAGAAGGTGTGGGGCGAGAAGCCTGCCTTTGATTTTGCGGCGAAGGCTCATTGGGAGATTGGCGAGGCGCTGGGGATTCTGGACTTTGAGCGGGCGGCGAAGATCTCGGGGTCGCGGTTTGTTGTTCACTTCGGGCAGGGGGCGCGGCTGGAGCGGGCGCTGGCGAACTTCATGATCGACCTGCATACGCGGGAGCATGGGTATACCGAGGTGCTGCCGCCGAACATGGTGAATCGCGACTCACTGTACGGAACGGGACAATTACCTAAATTCGAGGAAGACCTTTTCAAGATTCCAACAGATCGCTTCGAACAGGACAGATACCATTCTCCTGTAATAGGAGAAAAAGTTTACGCGCTAGGTCAGAATGGTAAGTTTAGGGTCAATGAAGTCGTCGGCCAAAATGTAACGATTGAGCTTATAGGTGTCCCCTCACACCTTCTGGTAGTACCTCGTGGAGTGCTTTCCTATCGTCGTAACTTCTACCTGATTCCTACGGCGGAGGTTCCGGTAACGAATCTGTATCGGGACGAGGTGCTGGATGAGGGGCACCTGACGACGAGTTTCTGTGCGTATACGCCATGTTATCGAAGCGAGGCGGGGAGCTATGGGAAGGACGTGCGCGGGATGATCCGGCAGCATCAGTTCCAGAAGGTGGAGCTGGTGAAGTTTACGAAGCCGGAGGATTCGGCAGCGGAGCATGAGGCGCTGACGCGGCATGCGGAGACGGTGTTGGAGCGGCTGGAGCTGCCGTATCGGCGAATGCTGCTGTGCACGGGGGATATGGGGTTCTCGGCGGCGAAGACGTATGATCTGGAGGTTTGGCTGCCGGGGCAGGGACTGTATAGGGAGATTAGCTCATGCTCGAACTTCGAGGCGTTTCAGGCTCGGCGGGCGAATATTCGGTACAGGCCGGCTGGTCAGAAGAAATCAGAGTTTGTCCATACGCTCAACGGTAGCGGACTGGCGATTGGGCGAACGTATCTGGCGGTGCTGGAGAACTATCAGCAAGCGGATGGGACGGTCAGGGTTCCGGATGTGTTGGTGCCGTATATGAACGGTGAGACGGTGATCGGAAAGCAAGCGGGGAAGAGGTAG
- a CDS encoding LolA family protein encodes MTKLCRMAMVLALSVMGMATSAVAQSSHLDGVLKQMDAASVKFHSAEANFRWDFFERVTKSMSSQAGTIYFERQKNGSTEMGAKMVTPGVKFLGVKDNVLQVFDPMANTLIRITPHGDQTQYESFLTLGFGGSGSDLAKSWVIADQGTEIVDGVSCAKLDLVSKDQNVKNMFTHVTIWVDLTRGISLKQMFYTPSEDIRTAVYSGIKYNTRVDMKPYGFKANAKTSVTNR; translated from the coding sequence ATGACGAAGCTTTGCAGGATGGCGATGGTTTTGGCGCTGAGTGTGATGGGGATGGCGACGAGCGCGGTGGCGCAGAGCTCACATCTGGACGGGGTGCTGAAGCAGATGGATGCGGCGAGTGTGAAGTTTCACTCGGCTGAGGCGAACTTTCGGTGGGACTTTTTTGAGCGGGTGACGAAATCGATGTCGTCGCAGGCGGGGACGATTTACTTCGAGCGGCAGAAGAATGGATCTACCGAGATGGGCGCGAAGATGGTGACGCCGGGGGTGAAGTTTCTCGGTGTGAAGGACAATGTGCTACAGGTGTTCGACCCGATGGCGAATACGCTGATCAGGATTACGCCACATGGGGATCAGACGCAGTATGAGAGCTTTCTGACGCTGGGGTTTGGTGGGAGCGGGAGCGATCTGGCGAAGTCGTGGGTGATTGCGGACCAGGGGACGGAGATAGTGGATGGAGTCTCGTGCGCGAAGCTGGATCTGGTGTCGAAGGATCAGAATGTGAAGAACATGTTTACTCATGTGACGATCTGGGTGGATTTGACGCGGGGGATTTCGTTGAAGCAGATGTTCTATACGCCTTCGGAAGATATTCGGACGGCGGTGTATTCGGGGATTAAATACAACACGCGGGTGGATATGAAGCCTTATGGGTTTAAGGCGAATGCTAAGACTAGTGTGACGAATCGTTAG
- the purH gene encoding bifunctional phosphoribosylaminoimidazolecarboxamide formyltransferase/IMP cyclohydrolase: MTIDSSKTQTPATDLRPIRRALLSVTDKTGLVDFARSLASFGVDLVSTGGTAKALREAGLKIRDISDLTGFPEMLDGRVKTLHPRVHGGILHIRNNPDHVAAVNEHEIEPIDMVVVNLYAFEKTSQKLGVAFAEVIENIDIGGPSMVRSAAKNFDDVAIVTATADYPTLMEELTANQGSLTRATRWSLAKAAFATTAAYDAGIATALESITEPTGPATFAQDTFPSILRIIDPLANTLRYGENPHQKAALYIDGSGKGVASGKQLQGKELSYNNIVDLDACWELVSEFDPADAAVVIIKHTNPCGASTGSTVVEAYRRALEADPVSAFGGVIGINREVDAEAAEEIAKLFVEAIVAPSFTLAALERFAAKKNLRLIAITSAETPRILKQVSGGLLVQDADLRRVTEAELKIVTERHPTSEEMRALLFSWSVCKHVKSNAIVYARFNNGHGQTVGIGAGQMSRVDAARFGAMKAVLPLAGTVAASDAFFPFADGLETVAQAGATAVIQPGGSVRDAEVIEAANRLKVAMVFTGVRHFRHG, encoded by the coding sequence GTGACTATCGATTCCAGCAAGACCCAGACACCTGCCACCGACCTCCGCCCCATTCGCCGCGCCCTTCTCTCCGTAACCGACAAAACCGGCCTGGTCGACTTTGCCCGCTCCCTCGCCTCCTTTGGGGTTGATCTGGTTTCCACCGGAGGAACCGCCAAAGCGCTCCGTGAGGCTGGCCTTAAGATCCGCGATATCAGCGACTTGACGGGATTCCCTGAGATGCTGGACGGTCGCGTAAAGACCCTCCACCCACGCGTTCATGGCGGCATCCTGCACATTCGCAATAATCCCGACCATGTCGCAGCAGTCAACGAGCACGAGATTGAGCCAATCGACATGGTCGTCGTGAATCTCTACGCCTTCGAAAAAACCTCGCAGAAGCTTGGTGTTGCCTTCGCCGAAGTGATTGAAAATATTGACATCGGCGGCCCGTCGATGGTGCGCTCTGCTGCCAAGAACTTCGACGATGTCGCCATCGTCACCGCCACGGCGGACTATCCCACTCTCATGGAAGAACTTACGGCTAATCAAGGCAGCCTGACCCGCGCCACACGCTGGAGCCTTGCCAAGGCCGCCTTTGCCACCACCGCGGCCTACGATGCCGGTATTGCCACCGCTCTCGAATCCATCACCGAGCCGACCGGCCCAGCCACCTTCGCTCAGGACACCTTCCCGTCGATCCTCCGCATCATCGACCCCCTCGCCAATACACTTCGTTATGGTGAAAACCCGCACCAGAAAGCAGCTCTTTATATCGATGGAAGCGGCAAGGGCGTCGCTTCCGGCAAACAATTGCAGGGAAAAGAGTTAAGCTACAACAACATTGTTGATCTCGATGCCTGCTGGGAGCTGGTCAGTGAGTTCGACCCAGCAGATGCAGCCGTCGTCATCATCAAGCACACCAACCCCTGCGGTGCCTCCACGGGCAGCACGGTGGTCGAGGCATACCGTCGCGCACTCGAGGCAGACCCTGTTTCTGCCTTCGGCGGCGTCATCGGCATCAATCGCGAGGTTGACGCTGAAGCCGCTGAGGAGATCGCAAAGCTTTTTGTCGAGGCCATCGTCGCGCCGTCCTTCACCCTTGCAGCACTTGAGCGCTTTGCTGCGAAGAAAAATCTGCGGCTGATCGCGATTACCTCGGCCGAGACGCCACGCATTCTAAAACAGGTCTCGGGTGGCCTACTGGTACAGGATGCCGATCTTCGCCGCGTCACCGAAGCCGAATTGAAGATCGTCACTGAACGGCACCCAACCTCCGAAGAGATGCGTGCTTTGCTCTTCTCCTGGAGCGTATGCAAGCACGTCAAATCGAACGCCATCGTCTATGCCCGTTTCAATAACGGGCATGGCCAGACTGTGGGTATCGGTGCCGGGCAGATGAGCCGCGTCGATGCGGCGCGGTTCGGTGCGATGAAAGCGGTGCTTCCGCTGGCAGGGACGGTTGCCGCCTCAGACGCTTTCTTCCCCTTCGCCGATGGTCTTGAGACCGTGGCACAAGCTGGGGCGACGGCTGTTATCCAACCCGGAGGGTCGGTGCGTGACGCGGAGGTAATCGAAGCAGCCAATAGGCTGAAGGTCGCCATGGTCTTCACTGGCGTTCGCCACTTCCGTCACGGTTGA